The genomic window AGCCGGTCCAGGAAGACCGTGGTGCGGACGATCGGGTCGCGATAGATCACGAGGCGGTCGCCGGGCATGAGCTGGTAATTGGTCGTGGAGTCGCCGCCGCTCATGATGGCCGCGATGTTGACCGGCAGGGTCTGCTCGCAGCAGGCACCCGGCGGCGCCGGCCGCACCAGGCGGATGTTCCGGGGGGCCGCGGTGGGGAGCAAGCCGCCGGCGAACTCCAGGGCGTCGAGCACCGTCTCGTTGCCCGTGATCGGCAGCCGGCCGGGGGCCGCCACGTCGCCGAGGACGTAGTAGTTCTTGCTGTTGTAGCCGGTCACGTCGACGAAGACGGTCTCGCTGTCCTTGGGGTCTTTGTGCATCGGCTTGCCGTCCTTGTCGAGCTTGTGATGCCCCCCCTCGTCGCCTTCCTCGTCCTCGTAGAGCCCCAGGGCCTCGTCGGAGAGCGACTTCCGCAGGTGGAAGATGATCTTCTCCTTGGCCTCGCTGATCGTGAGGCCGGCGACGTAGACCTCGCCGTACCATCCCAGGGAGATCTTCCCGTCGGGGCGCACCAGCCGCTCGCCGGAGATCGGCCGCCCCGGCAGCGCCTCGAGGACCTCGACCAGGACGAGGTCGGGGGGCTCGATGACGTACTCGGGCATCGTGACCTTCTTGAACTCGCTCGGGATGTTGCTATTCGCGATCTTCTCCTCGGGCGTCTTCACGGTCTGGCAGCCGCTCGCGAAACCGACGACGAGCGTGAGCAGCAAGCCGGCCCGGCGGATCTTCCTTGTGCGTCCCATGCACCACTCCCTCCCGGCACTCCGAGACCGGACCAACTGGCCCCCGGAAGCTTCGGATCATGGCTACCGCCGCGATCCATCGCGGCCGGCTCGGCTCGCCGCCGAGGCGATTCCTTGAACCCTTGAATCCCCATCCAACCGCGTGGGATGCCGGCCCCCGGATGGCGGGGCCGGCCTTGACACAACCTACAATCGGCACATTCGCCCGCTCTCTCGAATCGAATCCCGCCGACGCGCCTTTATTGCCCGCGTTGCGGGAAATAGCGGAGTGGACGGTTGAACCGCGGCTCGCGGCCCGCGCCGCCGGCCGGGGCGGCCGCCTTGTTGAAATACCGGGACGCCAGCCCGCCCGGCACATTCGCGTTCCGACGGTGCGACGGGACCGCGCGGTCGTCGCCCGCCTGCGATCGGCGCGAGCGCGGATCCGTGGCCTTGCCCCGGCTCGTCCCGGACGCCGCGGGGCGAGTGCCGCTGATCTGGCCGTTGCCCAACCCGAGCATCCGCTGCGAGGCGGACAGCATGTAGAGCCCGGCCTGGTCACGCGTCATGGGCACGGCGGCCCCGCCGTAAGCGGCGCCGTAGATCGGGCTCAGCCCCATCGGGTCCGAGGCCCGTGTCCCGGCGGCGCCCATGGGGACGACCCCCAGGGACATCGACCCATTCGCATTGGGCAGCGGGACCACCCCCAGCCCCGTGGAGCCCCCCGCGGCCGACTGCCCGTGCGCGGAGGACGCCAGGGACCCGACGGCCGCGATCAGGCCCAGGAACGCGGCCCCCTGCGGCCGGCACCGTCGTACGATCATCACCGTTCCTCCTTGATCAGGCGGGCTGAAACTTCCCGGTCCTCGCACGGCCGGCCGCCAAACGACGGCCGGCCAGTCTCGACCCATCGCCCTCTCCCCAGTTGATCGGACCGCCGATGTGACTCGTTTGATCCTTTCTCCCCGCACTCTCGCTGCAATGGTGACGACCCGAATTGCCGTTTCAGTCCGAAAAAGCCTTTCTTGTGTAAAATTCGGATTCCTCCTGTCTTATCCAGATTCGCTGTAGCCTCCGGATCCTCGGACCCGATCGAGATTCTCAGGACAGAACGCATCCGGACCACCCGCCTGGGGAGTCGGATGCGAAACGAGTCACCCGAACGGACGAGGCAAGGAATGCTGACCAGATTCTTGGACGGAAGGACCGGGCGGGTCGTGGCCGCGCTGGCGGTATTCGCGGGCATGACAGGGCTGGCGAATGCCCAGCAGGGCGGACTGTTGCCGCTGCACCCGATCAAGCGGCAGCGCGTCCCGTGTCCGAGCGAGGACCCGATCTACGCGACGTATCGGAATCAGTATTACGGCTACTACCCGACGCAGTGGAGGCCCTTCCCGCAGGGCTGGAACCTCGCCGGGCCGGAGACGCCGAACGTCGCGGCGGAGTTCCAGAGGCTGCCGCTGACGGCGGAGCCCGCGGAGTCCGACGAGGACAACAAGCCGGAGCAGGAGGGCCCCGAGGGGGGCAACAAGCCGGCCGCGCCGAGCCTCCCCCCGAATGACACGCGGTCGCCCTTCGAGATGGACGCGCCCGACGGGGGCGCCGCCCCTCGCAGGCCGCCGGCCGCGAGGCCCACGCCGGGGACCGTGAACACCCCGCCCGCGGACAGGCCGGCGAATGCGACCCCGGCGCCGGGGACCGCGGACTCCCCGTTCGACACGCCGGAGCCGAAGCCGGCGGCGGGCAGCCCGACGCCCGCGAGGCCGGACCTGGGCCCCCCCGCCGTGCCTCGCGCGAGCCGGTCGACCCGCAGTGACCGCGACGAGGAGACGCTGCCGGCCCGCGTGGCCGGCCGAGGGCCGCTGCTCGAGGCCCCCGACGCGACGCTCCCGGATGTGGAGGAAGCGGGCCAGCCCGGCGGCAATTCCGTCCTCGGCGGCCCGGCCGCCTCGGCGCCCGTGGCCCAGCCGGTCGCCGCCCAGCCGGCCGCCTCGCGCCGCGGCCGGCTGAGTGCCCTGTTCGGCGGCTGGCTGCGACGCTGAGCGCCCCGCCCCGGGCCTCCGCGGACCGGGCCGGAATCCCAGGAAGGCGGCCGGGGCGAGCCCGGCGGGTCCATCGGCCAAGGCCGATCCCGCCGCGGGCTCGCCCCGGCCGCGCGCCGGCGCGGGACGGCGTCTCGGCGTCGACCGGGGCGACTCGACGTCCGCCGCGGCGGACGTCCGCGAGGCTCGCTCAGCAGGAGACCGCCGAGACGACCCTACTTTTCCCGCCAGCCCTGGCCGGGAATGGACGAGAGCCGCCCCGAGCGGCGAGAAGGCGAGACAGCCGCCGCGGGGAGCCGCCAATCCCCATGCCGCGTCCCCGCCGGGTCCCGCCGGGCACCGGAGCCTGAAGGTGCTTCACGGGCGGAGGGCAGAGGGGATCTTGATTTCGGACGTCATAGATCAAGATAGATGCTATCGCGAGGCGTGCACGGCGGCCGCCGTGGCGTCGCGCGGGGGGCCGGCGGCCTCGCGCGATCCGCGCGTCTCCTCCAGCGAGACTCGCCCGACGTCCAGCGTCTCGCCCGACTCGCGGAGGAAGACCAGGTTGCCGCGGTCGGTGGAGGGGACGGGGGCGCTCGCCAGGCACCTCTCGGCGAGGACCGTCGCGTCCGCTTCCCGGGCGTGAGGGGCCTCCGAGACCGGGTCGAGGCGGATCGGGACGACCCTCAACTCGCTGACATTCTCCTTCACCCTCGTGGAGAGATAGGCCAGCCGAGGCGCCCCGGTGTGGTCGCGGAAGGCGGTGGGGAATCGCCGCCGGACGTGCGGACTCGGGGCCTCCGCGTCGAGCAGTCGCCCCGCCGCCGTGATCCTCGTCGCGTCCTGGTCCAGCTGGAGCCACCAGAGCTGCCACCCCGAGACGCCGGAGGCCTTCCCGCCCTGGAACCGGAGCGAGGCGAGCAGGCGGCGGCCGGGCTGGGCCGTCGCGTCCCAGGACAGGTCGCTCACGAAGGCCTCGCCCGCCTGCGCGGGGAAGCCCTCCGCGGGCAGCTCGCGGGGGCAGATCTCGGCGGGGCGGCGGGCACCGTCGTCGGCCCCGGCCGGCTCGAAATCGAGGGCGTAGATCCGGCCGTCCGAGCCGGGGTAGATGAGCCTCGCCCGGCCCCCGGGAGCCCAGCAGGGGGCCCCGTTGGGCAGGGGATCGCCGTCGAATGGCAACCGATCGAGGACCTCCCCGCCGGGCACGGTCATCCGGATCATCTCCAGGCGGCTCCCCTCCTCGAATCCGCCGGCCCCCGCGCGGGGCCGACCGACTCCCACGAGCTGGCGTTGACCCCGGGCCTCCCAGGGTGACAGGCTGGCCAGGTCCAGGAAGATTCCCCCCGGCAGGTCGAGCTTCTCCATGCGTGCAGTGTCCGCATCCAGGAGCTGCAGCCCCAGCCCGACGCCGTCGGTGACGGACCGGGCCACGACGACCGTCGCAGACCTGGCCGCGGCGCGTCTCGCAGACTGGTCCGGATTGATGGGCGGCACGAGGCAGGCCGCGACCACCCCGCCCATCGCCACGAGCACGGTCAGGCGTATTGCGACCACGAGGATTCTTCCGAGCATGGATGTTTCCCTGCGAAGATCAGGTGGCGTGAATGCTGGGTCATCCATGATTGGGTTGGCGCGATCCCTCGCCGTCCTCTACAGGGGTTTTCAAGCGAAAGCGTCGGGCTGTTACCGCCAATCCGAAAAAATTCGGAGAAAAGCCCGATTCGGCAGGACATTCGCCTTCTTGCTGACGCTAGAAGCTCATGGAGCTATTCGCGAAGCCCGCCCAGCCAGGACGAGCCCAGGCCGCGTCCCCATGCACCCCAATCCCACCACGCCTTCGCCGGGTCGCTTCCCTTCCACGCACTGGAGCCGCGTGATCGCGGCCGCGGATCCGCAGCGAGGACGCGCCCGCGAGCCGCTCGGCGAACTCTGCCGGGCCTACTGGTACCCCCTCTACGCCTACATCCGGAGGCGGGGGAACGGGCCCGAGCGGGCGCGGGACCTGACCCAGGACTTCTTCGCCCGGCTGCTCGAGCGGGGCACGCTGGCGGAGGCCGATCCTTCGCGGGGCCGGTTCCGTTCGTTCCTTCGCACGGTCTGCGCCCACTACCTGGCGAACCTCCGCGACCGTGAAGCGGCGATCAAGCGGGGGGGCGGGGTCGCCACCATGCCGATCGACGCGGTGGAGGCCGAGGGCCGTTACGAGCGCGAGCTCGCCGACGAGCTGACGCCCGAGCGGATCTTCGACCGGAGCTGGGCCTTGGCGCTGCTCGGCCGGGCCCTCGATCGGCTCCGCCGGGAATACGAAGAGGCCGGCCGGTCCGCGACCTTCGACGCGCTCCGTGGCGGGCTGGAGTTCGGCCCGGGGGACGTCCATTACGCGACGATGGCCGACCGGCTGGGCACCACCGAGGCCGCCGCCCGCGTCGCGGCCCACCGCCTCCGCCGCCGCTACGGCGAACTCCTCCGCCGCGAGATCGCCTCAACCCTCGACGACCCCGCCGACGTCGAGGACGAGATCCGGGACCTCTTCGCGTCGCTCGGCGCCTGAGCGGCGGGCCGCGCCCGGCGGGGCCGCGTGCCAGCCGTCCGATCGGTGGGAGACGAACTCGATGACCGGCACGCCTTCCTGCCCGCGTTGCGGGGCCCCCCGACTCGGGAACGCCCCGGACGGGCTCTGCCCCCGATGCCTCCTGATGCTGGGGCTGGGCGTATCCCGCGACGCCGCGGCGGACGCCGGCGACTCCGCGAGCCTCCGCGCGACCCCCTTCCCGGCACGCGTCGCGGCGCGAGGGGGCGGGCCTACGGGCGTGGCGTGGGCACCCGAGGGGCGCGACCTCGCGGATGCGCATCCCTCCCGCGGCGGACACCTCGACGGCCCGTGCGAATGCGGCCACGACCCCGGCCATCGCGACGCCGCCCCGTCCGGGGGCGCCGCGCGGTACCGGGTCTACGAGGAGATCGCCCGGGGCGGCATGGGGGTCGTGCACCGGGGCCGCGACGTGGAGCTGGGTCGCGACGTCGCCTTGAAGGTCCTCAGGGAGGAATATGGGCACAGGCCCGAGGCGGTCGGCCGGTTCGTCCGGGAGGCGCAGATCGGCGGCCAGCTCCAGCACCCCGGGATCGTCCCGGTCTACGAGGTGGGGCGGCTCCCGGACTCGCGGCCGTTCATCGCGATGAAGCTGGTGGAGGGCCGTACGCTCGCGGAACTGCTGCACGAGCGGGGCGCCCCGTCGGGCGACCTGCCGCGGCTGCTCGCGATCTTCCAGCAGGTCTGCCAGACGATGGCGTATGCCCACGACTGCGGCGCGATCCATCGCGACCTCAAGCCCGCGAACGTCATGGTGGGGAACTTCGGCGAGGTCCAGGTCATGGACTGGGGGCTCGCCAAGATCGTCGACGAGGGGGGCATCGCCGAGGCCGAGCGGTCGAATCGCGTGCGGGACAAGTCGGGCGGGGTCCGCACGCCGCGGGGCGAGGCCGGCGGCGGGGGCTCGCGGGCGGGATCGGTGCTGGGGACGGCCGCGTACATGGCCCCGGAGCAGGCTCGCGGCCACCTGGACCTGCTCGACGAGCGGGCCGACGTCTTCGGGCTCGGGGCGATCCTCTGCGAGATCCTGACCGGCGAGCCGCCCTACGCCGGCGGCCCGGGGGACGACCTGCACGCGAAGGCGGAGCGGGCGGACCTGGCGAGCTGCCTGGCCCGGCTCCGGGCGTGCGAGGCGGACGGCGACCTGGTCGCGATCGCCTCGGCGTGCCTGGCACCGGCGCCGAGGGACCGGCCGAGGGACGCCGGCGTCGTCGCCGCGAAGCTGACGGCATACCTCGCCGGCATGCGGGAGCGGCTCCGCGCGGCGGAGCTGGCCCAGGCGCGGGCCGAGCTGCGGGCGGCGGAGGAGCGGAGGCGGAGGGTGCTGACGGTCGGCCTGGCGGCCTCCCTGCTCGCCGCGGCGGCGCTGGGGCTGGGATGGGCCGTCTGGCTCTCCCGCGAGCGGGCGGAGAGGGTCGAGGGGGCCTCCCGGGCGGTCATCGCCGCGGCCTACGAGGCCTCCTCCCTCCTGAGCCGTGCCCGCGCGGCGAACGACGCCGACCTCGCCCGGTGGGCGGAGGCATCCCGCGCCGTCGAGCAGGCCAAGGCGGCGGCGGAACGCCCGGAGGTCCGGCCCGAGCAGCGGCGGCAGGTCATGGAGCTGGCCGCGGCCGCGGCGCGGGACCGCAGGCTCGCCGAGGCCGCGATCAAGGATCGCCACATGGTCGATCGGCTCGGGCAGATCCACGCCGACTTCGCCCTGCACTTCCGGCTGGACCGGACGGACTCCGAATACCTGGCAGCGTTCCGCGACTACGGCGTCGAGATCGACGGGCCCGACCCGGCGGAGGCCGGCGCCCTGCTCGCGGCCAGCCCCGTGGCGACCGAGCTCGCGAATGCGCTGGACCAGTGGACCTTCCTCCGCAGGCGCCAGGGCGGCCCGCGCTCGGCGGCGGCCGGCCGGCTCGTGGCGATCGCCAAGGTTGCGGACCCGGATCCGTGGCGTAACCGGCTCCGCGACACGCTCCACGACGCGGCCGCCGATCGCGCGCAGGCCGTCGAGGCCCTCCGTAAGCTGGCCGCGACCGCCGACGCCGAGCGGCTCCCCGAGGCCAGCGTCACGAGGCTCGCCTGGGCCCTGGCCGCCCATCGCAGCCGGGGCCTCGCGATCGAGCTGCTCCGCCGCGCCCAGCGGGTCCACCCCGACAATTTCTGGCTCAACATGGACCTCGCGGGGCTCCTGGCGAAGGCCAGGCAGCCCGAGGAGGCGGTCCGCTTCTACTCCGTCGCCCAGTCCATCCGGCCCGACTGCGAGATGGCCCGCCTGGCCCTCGCCGAGGCGCTTCGCGCGGCGGGCCGCCCCGAGGAGGCGCTCGGGTATCCCCAGGCCCTCCAGCCTCGTGGTGGCCTTCCCGTCGGCGCTCCTCCGCGTGCCGCCCGGGGACCCGCGAAGGGCTGAGGACGTCGCCGGCCCGCGATGCCTCCGCGTGGGGCGGCGCGGTCGGGACACGCCGGGAGCAGGGCTCTCGGCCAGCCGCGGCTAATCCAGGCGGGACGATCCGCCTTCTTGCGGGTCCGGCGGGCCGTCCGAGGGATGGCCGGGGGCCGCGACGCGCGAGGCCGTGGCCGGGGGCCCCGGCTCCGCGCCGAGGGCCTCGATCCGGGCGATCCGCGCGGCGGGGGCCGGCCGGTCGCGCCAGTGGCGATCGATGGCGGAGGCGGGCTCCTCGGCCGCCGTCGCCTGGAGGAAGTTCCGGTAACGCCTGAGGAAGGAGAGGCACTCGCGTCGCGAGTGGCCGAGGGCGAGCAGCCGTCGGCTGACCCACTCGTCGGCGTCGTGCTCCTGGTCGGCCGACGGGGCGTGCCCGGACTCGGGGGCCGTGGGGCCGTGTCGCAGCTCGGCGTGTGCCAGCTCGTGGCCGACGATCCAGGCGAGCTCGAGGTCGTCGGAGACGAGCTGGAAGACCCCGCGGGATACGTAGATGGAGCCGTCCCCCAGGGAGCACACCTCGACCTCATCGGAATCGATCACGAAGAAGCGGTAGCCCGGATCCGTCCTGCCCCGCAGCTTGAGGAGAGGCTCGGCAGCGGCCCTGACGCGGTCGACGAGCGGCGAGTCGGGGACCACCGGGCGACGGATCCCGACGCTCTCTCCCGCCTTCGGTGCGGGCGGGACCAGAGTCGTCGGCGAGCCGGAGCCGGGCCGCGGGCCGGGA from Aquisphaera giovannonii includes these protein-coding regions:
- a CDS encoding polysaccharide biosynthesis/export family protein encodes the protein MGRTRKIRRAGLLLTLVVGFASGCQTVKTPEEKIANSNIPSEFKKVTMPEYVIEPPDLVLVEVLEALPGRPISGERLVRPDGKISLGWYGEVYVAGLTISEAKEKIIFHLRKSLSDEALGLYEDEEGDEGGHHKLDKDGKPMHKDPKDSETVFVDVTGYNSKNYYVLGDVAAPGRLPITGNETVLDALEFAGGLLPTAAPRNIRLVRPAPPGACCEQTLPVNIAAIMSGGDSTTNYQLMPGDRLVIYRDPIVRTTVFLDRLAAPFQTVLNSMLQYSFTARSIEFLSLGVRGTAGAANTATTTPTLPNQPGAR
- a CDS encoding RNA polymerase sigma factor, encoding MHPNPTTPSPGRFPSTHWSRVIAAADPQRGRAREPLGELCRAYWYPLYAYIRRRGNGPERARDLTQDFFARLLERGTLAEADPSRGRFRSFLRTVCAHYLANLRDREAAIKRGGGVATMPIDAVEAEGRYERELADELTPERIFDRSWALALLGRALDRLRREYEEAGRSATFDALRGGLEFGPGDVHYATMADRLGTTEAAARVAAHRLRRRYGELLRREIASTLDDPADVEDEIRDLFASLGA
- a CDS encoding protein kinase domain-containing protein, producing MTGTPSCPRCGAPRLGNAPDGLCPRCLLMLGLGVSRDAAADAGDSASLRATPFPARVAARGGGPTGVAWAPEGRDLADAHPSRGGHLDGPCECGHDPGHRDAAPSGGAARYRVYEEIARGGMGVVHRGRDVELGRDVALKVLREEYGHRPEAVGRFVREAQIGGQLQHPGIVPVYEVGRLPDSRPFIAMKLVEGRTLAELLHERGAPSGDLPRLLAIFQQVCQTMAYAHDCGAIHRDLKPANVMVGNFGEVQVMDWGLAKIVDEGGIAEAERSNRVRDKSGGVRTPRGEAGGGGSRAGSVLGTAAYMAPEQARGHLDLLDERADVFGLGAILCEILTGEPPYAGGPGDDLHAKAERADLASCLARLRACEADGDLVAIASACLAPAPRDRPRDAGVVAAKLTAYLAGMRERLRAAELAQARAELRAAEERRRRVLTVGLAASLLAAAALGLGWAVWLSRERAERVEGASRAVIAAAYEASSLLSRARAANDADLARWAEASRAVEQAKAAAERPEVRPEQRRQVMELAAAAARDRRLAEAAIKDRHMVDRLGQIHADFALHFRLDRTDSEYLAAFRDYGVEIDGPDPAEAGALLAASPVATELANALDQWTFLRRRQGGPRSAAAGRLVAIAKVADPDPWRNRLRDTLHDAAADRAQAVEALRKLAATADAERLPEASVTRLAWALAAHRSRGLAIELLRRAQRVHPDNFWLNMDLAGLLAKARQPEEAVRFYSVAQSIRPDCEMARLALAEALRAAGRPEEALGYPQALQPRGGLPVGAPPRAARGPAKG